A section of the Bryobacteraceae bacterium genome encodes:
- a CDS encoding PHP-like protein, giving the protein MIDLHTHSSLSDGTDSPAELVQLASRLGLEALALTDHDTLAGVEEAAGEGRRCGIEFVRGIELSARRLEEPDELRRTVHVLGYFFEPPDADFAAWLETLRERRRARNRAMARRLQELGYDVRIEEAEALASHVTARPHFAEVLVRKGYFPTVRAAIDALLAEGAPAYVEKEDPAPEECIARIHAAGGVASLAHPRRLNQGDPAVEERILRRMMDAGLAAVEVWHPDHDPRTASRYFELARKYGLAVTGGSDYHGRRTPDLRPGDAGGARVKRSVLDELRRRAGH; this is encoded by the coding sequence TTGATCGACCTTCACACGCATTCTTCCCTGAGCGATGGCACAGACAGCCCCGCAGAACTGGTCCAGCTCGCCTCCCGGCTGGGGCTGGAAGCGCTGGCGCTCACCGACCATGACACGCTGGCGGGCGTGGAAGAGGCCGCCGGAGAGGGCCGCCGGTGCGGCATCGAATTTGTGCGCGGCATTGAATTGAGTGCGCGCCGGCTGGAAGAGCCAGACGAACTGCGCCGCACGGTTCACGTGCTCGGCTACTTTTTCGAGCCTCCGGATGCGGACTTCGCCGCCTGGCTCGAAACGCTGCGCGAGAGGCGCCGCGCCCGAAACCGCGCCATGGCCAGGCGGCTTCAGGAGCTCGGCTACGACGTGCGGATCGAGGAGGCGGAAGCGCTGGCCAGCCATGTCACGGCGCGGCCGCATTTCGCCGAGGTGCTCGTGCGCAAGGGATATTTCCCGACGGTGCGCGCCGCCATCGATGCGCTGCTGGCCGAGGGCGCGCCCGCGTACGTCGAGAAGGAAGACCCGGCGCCGGAGGAGTGCATCGCGCGCATCCACGCGGCAGGCGGTGTGGCGTCACTCGCGCATCCGCGGCGCCTCAATCAGGGCGATCCGGCTGTGGAAGAGCGTATCCTGCGCAGGATGATGGATGCGGGGCTGGCGGCGGTGGAGGTCTGGCATCCGGACCACGATCCGCGCACGGCCTCACGGTATTTTGAACTGGCGCGAAAATACGGGCTCGCCGTCACCGGGGGCTCTGACTATCATGGGCGGCGGACGCCAGACCTGCGCCCCGGCGACGCCGGCGGCGCACGCGTGAAGCGCTCAGTGCTGGACGAGTTGCGCCGGCGCGCCGGCCACTGA
- a CDS encoding glycine cleavage system protein T: MTGYEALRQSAAWMDVSARGRIRATGEDRKRLLHAMTTNHVEQMRPGDTLYAFFLNAQGRILADVWIYCAEDHLLLDVEPEQRRKVYEHLDRYIIADDVTLEDITDATAEIAVEGPKADAVPRFGAVLAASLTGQPGFRMVVPAAEKDAVIAALREAGLAEATAEEARIVRIENGVPRYGEDITDSHLVHETQQLHAVHFNKGCYLGQEIVERVRARGQVHRKLYALRIEAQMPPPPGEKVFSAGEEAGVITSAVWSPAQGCVRALAYLRKVDRLSVAGAPAQLVQH; this comes from the coding sequence ATGACGGGATACGAAGCTCTCCGGCAGAGCGCTGCCTGGATGGACGTTTCGGCGCGGGGACGCATCCGCGCCACCGGCGAGGACCGCAAACGGCTGCTCCATGCGATGACCACCAACCACGTCGAGCAGATGCGGCCTGGCGACACGCTGTATGCGTTCTTCCTGAATGCGCAGGGGCGGATTCTCGCCGACGTGTGGATCTACTGCGCCGAAGACCACCTGCTGCTGGACGTCGAACCGGAACAGCGGCGCAAGGTCTACGAGCACCTGGACCGCTACATCATTGCCGACGACGTCACGCTGGAAGACATTACGGACGCTACCGCCGAGATCGCCGTCGAAGGCCCGAAGGCGGACGCCGTTCCCCGCTTCGGCGCCGTTCTTGCGGCCAGTCTCACCGGCCAGCCCGGCTTCCGCATGGTCGTGCCCGCAGCGGAAAAGGACGCGGTGATCGCCGCGCTTCGCGAAGCCGGCCTCGCCGAAGCAACGGCCGAAGAGGCGCGCATCGTCCGCATTGAGAACGGCGTGCCGCGCTATGGCGAGGACATCACAGACTCCCACCTCGTGCATGAAACGCAGCAGCTCCACGCGGTGCACTTCAACAAGGGCTGCTATCTGGGGCAGGAGATCGTCGAGCGTGTCCGCGCCCGCGGGCAGGTGCACCGGAAGCTGTATGCGCTGCGCATCGAAGCGCAGATGCCGCCGCCGCCCGGCGAAAAGGTCTTCAGCGCCGGCGAAGAAGCGGGCGTGATCACCTCCGCCGTGTGGTCGCCCGCGCAGGGTTGCGTGCGGGCGCTCGCCTACCTGAGGAAGGTGGACCGCCTGTCAGTGGCCGGCGCGCCGGCGCAACTCGTCCAGCACTGA
- a CDS encoding spore coat protein — protein sequence MIGAEGVEIRVPVCEPGIGSVIAAPDSPHLIHGVRVASVPIWADDRGYFLEIARMGQGLPTAFPAGSTQVSASLSWPGAIKAFHFHRRQTDFWTVIRGMFQVALVDLRPDSPTFGRKNTLYVGTLRPWQILIPPGVGHGYKVIGNEPAVLVYLTDRFYDPSDEGRIPYNDSGIAYDWELQHK from the coding sequence ATGATCGGCGCCGAGGGTGTGGAGATCCGTGTCCCGGTGTGCGAACCCGGCATCGGTAGCGTCATCGCCGCGCCGGACTCGCCCCACCTGATCCACGGCGTGCGCGTCGCCTCCGTGCCCATCTGGGCCGATGACCGCGGCTATTTCCTCGAAATCGCCCGCATGGGCCAGGGCCTGCCGACTGCTTTCCCCGCCGGTTCCACGCAGGTCAGCGCGTCGCTTTCCTGGCCGGGCGCCATCAAGGCGTTCCACTTTCACCGCCGCCAGACCGACTTCTGGACCGTGATCCGGGGAATGTTCCAGGTGGCGCTGGTCGACCTGCGCCCGGATTCCCCCACTTTCGGCCGGAAGAACACCCTCTACGTCGGCACGCTCCGCCCGTGGCAGATCCTGATTCCGCCCGGTGTCGGCCACGGCTATAAGGTGATCGGAAACGAGCCGGCCGTGCTCGTCTATCTCACGGACCGGTTTTACGATCCGTCCGACGAGGGCCGCATTCCATACAACGACTCAGGCATCGCTTACGACTGGGAGTTGCAGCACAAATGA
- a CDS encoding dTDP-glucose 4,6-dehydratase, with product MKWLVTGGAGFIGSAFIRLALRENWAQRVINLDKLTYAGNLENLVPVQDDPRYRFVHGDICDTRLVLRLLEEERPEAIIHFAAESHVDRSILGPEAFVETNVRGTFSLLEAARAARVERFLHVSTDEVYGSIEEPLEADETWPLRPSSPYSASKAGSDLLVLSYFTTFRLPVIVTRASNNYGPYQFPEKLIPLMISNALEDRPLPIYGDGMQVRDWLYVEDHCRAIRAALERGMPGEVYNIGGSRALPNRRVVEMILEILGKPYSLMQPVRDRPGHDRRYAITTEKLEKISGWRPEVPFEDGLRRTICWYQENPDWVQRVKSGEYRKYYEQNYANR from the coding sequence ATGAAGTGGCTGGTGACCGGGGGCGCGGGTTTCATTGGCAGCGCCTTCATCCGCCTTGCACTGCGCGAGAACTGGGCGCAACGCGTTATCAACCTGGACAAGCTCACTTACGCGGGAAACCTCGAAAATCTGGTCCCGGTGCAGGACGATCCGCGCTACCGGTTTGTCCACGGCGACATCTGCGATACGCGGCTGGTGCTGCGGCTGCTCGAAGAAGAGCGGCCGGAGGCGATCATCCACTTCGCCGCCGAATCGCACGTGGACCGCTCCATTCTTGGCCCCGAGGCGTTTGTCGAAACCAACGTCCGCGGGACGTTCTCGCTGCTGGAGGCGGCGCGCGCCGCGCGGGTGGAGCGCTTCCTGCACGTTTCCACCGATGAGGTCTACGGCTCCATCGAAGAGCCGCTTGAAGCGGACGAAACCTGGCCCCTGCGCCCGTCCAGTCCGTATTCGGCCTCCAAGGCGGGTTCGGACCTGCTTGTGCTTTCCTACTTCACCACCTTCCGGCTGCCTGTAATCGTCACCCGGGCCTCGAATAATTACGGCCCGTATCAGTTCCCGGAAAAGCTGATTCCGCTGATGATTTCCAACGCCCTGGAAGACAGGCCGCTGCCCATTTACGGCGATGGCATGCAGGTGCGGGACTGGCTTTACGTCGAGGACCACTGCCGGGCGATCCGCGCCGCGCTGGAGCGCGGCATGCCCGGAGAGGTCTATAACATCGGCGGCTCGCGCGCGCTGCCGAACCGCCGCGTTGTGGAGATGATCCTCGAAATCCTCGGCAAGCCTTACAGCCTGATGCAGCCGGTGAGGGACCGTCCGGGCCATGACCGCCGCTACGCCATCACCACCGAAAAGCTGGAAAAAATCTCCGGCTGGCGGCCAGAGGTCCCCTTTGAGGACGGGTTGCGCCGCACGATCTGCTGGTATCAGGAGAATCCGGACTGGGTCCAACGCGTTAAATCCGGGGAATACCGGAAATATTACGAACAGAATTATGCCAATCGTTGA